The genomic window GGGCGTCGCGCTTGATCGCGGCGTTCTCCGCGGGCAGCCCGAACGAGTCCCAGCCCACGGGGTGCATCACGTCGTAGCTGCGGTGCCACCAGTAGCGGGCCACCACGTCACCCATGGCGAACGCCTCGGCGTGGCCCATGTGGAGGTCGCCCGAGGGGTAGGGAAACATGTCGAGCACGTAGCGCCGCTCGGCGGAGCCGTCGTCGGCGGGCGCGTAGACCCGGTTCTCGTCCCAGTAGCCGGACCAGGTGGCCTCGATGCGCTGGACGTCGTACTCCGTGCCCGCCTCCGGGGTGCTGTGCTCGCTCACGTGCCTCGCCTTCAGGTTCACGGGGCCGGGCAGGTGCCGGGGCCGGGGTTCCGGGGCGGCAGCGCGGTCCCCCGCGTGGATGTGTGGGGATCCCTCCCAGTTTAGACCAGCGGCCGTCACCGCCCGCGTGCAGGGGGCCCGGCTACCATGGGGGCGCCCGATGACGCACGGATGGAGGCCCGGTGGACAACCCCTACGCAGAACGCCGCAGCGTGGTACTGGACGGGTACCGCGTGCGGTACTGGTTCTACGACGCGGACAAGCAGCGCAAGCCCCTGCTGGTGATGCTCCACGGCTTCCGCGGTGACCACCACGGGCTGCAGCTGATCGCCACCGCCCTGCGGGAGAAGTACCACGTGGTGGTCCCGGACCTGCCCGGCTTCGGCCGCTCCGAACCGTTCCCGGAGCGGGAGCACTCGGTGGACGAGTACGTGCGTTTCACCCGGGACTTCATCACCGCTCTCACGGACGGCGCCGTGACCCCGGACTCCGGCACGGGGGTGGTGCTCGCGGGGCACTCCTTCGGCTCCATCCTGGCCGCGCACTTCGCCGCCGAGCACCCCTCGATGGTCGAGCGCCTGGTGCTCATCAACCCGATCTCCCAGCCCGCACTGAGCGGGTCGCAGAAGTCCCTGACCAAGCTCACCCGGCTGTACTACGGCGCGGGTGCCACCATGCCCCGCCGGCTGGGCACCCGGCTGCTGTCCTCGAACGCCGTGGTGAAGCTCATGACGGACGTGATGATCAAGTCCGACGACCCCGAGATCAAGCACTACGCGCTGCGCCAGCACCAGGCGTACTTCAACACGTTCGCCAACCGGGACGTGCTCACCCAGGCCTACGACGCCTCGATCTCCCGCACCGTGGCCGAGGTGGCCATGAAGCTCACCATGCCCACCCTGCTGATCGTGGGCGAGCTGGACGACCTCGGCTCCGTGGA from Kocuria rhizophila DC2201 includes these protein-coding regions:
- a CDS encoding alpha/beta fold hydrolase, giving the protein MDNPYAERRSVVLDGYRVRYWFYDADKQRKPLLVMLHGFRGDHHGLQLIATALREKYHVVVPDLPGFGRSEPFPEREHSVDEYVRFTRDFITALTDGAVTPDSGTGVVLAGHSFGSILAAHFAAEHPSMVERLVLINPISQPALSGSQKSLTKLTRLYYGAGATMPRRLGTRLLSSNAVVKLMTDVMIKSDDPEIKHYALRQHQAYFNTFANRDVLTQAYDASISRTVAEVAMKLTMPTLLIVGELDDLGSVDSQRTMASWIRSHSLQIIPGVGHLIHYEAPQTAARMIEDFLESPAPEPLEGYDQLPHADTTVSTPDQLTGMLPAVDPDASAAQFRRETRARGLSGESER